Proteins encoded by one window of Enterobacter pseudoroggenkampii:
- the corC gene encoding CNNM family magnesium/cobalt transport protein CorC (CorC(YbeX) belongs to the Cyclin M Mg2+ Exporter (CNNM) family, and was characterized as belonging to a set of three proteins, at least one of which must be present for CorA to function.): protein MSDDNSHSSDTTTSKKGFFSLILNQLFHGEPKNRDELLELIRDSGQNDLIDEDTREMLEGVMDIADQRVRDIMIPRSQMITLKRNQTLDECLDVIIESAHSRFPVISEDKDHIEGILMAKDLLPFMRSDAEAFSMEKVLRQAVVVPESKRVDRMLKEFRSQRYHMAIVIDEFGGVSGLVTIEDILELIVGEIEDEYDEEEDIDFRQLSRHTWTVRALASIEDFNDAFGTHFSDEEVDTIGGLVMQAFGHLPARGETVDIDGYQFKVAMADSRRIIQVHVRTPDDSPVPKLED, encoded by the coding sequence ATGAGCGACGACAATTCACACAGTAGCGACACGACAACCAGTAAAAAGGGATTTTTCTCCCTCATTCTGAACCAGCTTTTCCACGGCGAACCGAAAAACCGTGATGAACTGCTGGAGCTGATTCGTGATTCCGGGCAGAACGACCTTATCGACGAAGATACGCGCGAAATGCTCGAAGGGGTAATGGACATCGCCGACCAGCGCGTTCGCGATATCATGATCCCCCGCTCGCAGATGATCACCCTGAAACGTAACCAGACGCTGGACGAGTGCCTCGATGTGATCATCGAATCCGCCCACTCGCGTTTCCCGGTCATCAGCGAAGACAAAGATCACATCGAAGGGATTTTGATGGCGAAAGACCTGCTGCCGTTTATGCGCAGCGATGCCGAAGCCTTCAGCATGGAAAAAGTGTTACGCCAGGCCGTGGTTGTGCCGGAAAGTAAACGTGTGGATCGGATGCTGAAAGAGTTTCGCTCTCAGCGTTACCACATGGCGATTGTTATTGATGAATTTGGTGGCGTTTCCGGTCTGGTCACGATCGAGGATATCCTTGAGCTGATCGTGGGCGAAATCGAAGACGAGTACGACGAAGAAGAAGATATCGACTTCCGTCAGCTTAGCCGCCACACCTGGACCGTGCGCGCGCTGGCCTCCATCGAAGACTTCAACGACGCCTTCGGAACCCACTTCAGCGATGAAGAGGTCGATACCATTGGCGGGCTGGTGATGCAGGCCTTTGGCCACCTCCCGGCGCGTGGAGAGACCGTTGACATCGACGGTTACCAGTTCAAAGTAGCCATGGCCGACAGCCGACGTATTATACAGGTTCACGTCAGAACGCCGGACGACTCACCGGTGCCAAAACTGGAAGATTAA
- the ybeY gene encoding rRNA maturation RNase YbeY codes for MSQVILDLQLACENNSGMPDEAQFQKWLDAVIPQFQEESEVTIRLVDEAESHELNLTYRGKDKPTNVLSFPFEAPPGIEMPLLGDLIICRQVVEQEAKEQQKPLEAHWAHMVVHGSLHLLGYDHIEDDEAEEMESLETEIMLALGYEDPYIAEKE; via the coding sequence ATGAGTCAGGTGATCCTCGATTTACAGCTGGCCTGTGAAAACAATTCCGGCATGCCAGATGAGGCACAGTTTCAGAAATGGCTGGATGCCGTTATTCCTCAGTTTCAGGAAGAATCAGAAGTTACGATTCGCCTGGTGGATGAAGCGGAAAGCCATGAGCTTAACCTGACCTATCGCGGGAAAGATAAGCCGACCAACGTGCTCTCTTTCCCGTTCGAAGCGCCGCCGGGCATCGAGATGCCGCTGCTGGGCGATCTGATCATCTGCCGTCAGGTGGTTGAGCAGGAAGCCAAAGAGCAGCAAAAGCCGCTTGAGGCCCACTGGGCGCATATGGTGGTACACGGCAGCCTGCATCTGCTCGGCTACGATCATATTGAAGACGACGAAGCGGAAGAGATGGAGTCCCTCGAGACAGAGATAATGCTTGCTCTGGGCTATGAGGATCCGTACATTGCCGAGAAAGAATAG
- a CDS encoding PhoH family protein yields MNIDTREISLEPADNARLLSLCGPFDDNIKQLERRLGIEINRRDNHFKLTGRPICVNAAADILRSLYVDTAPMRGETQDIEPEQIHLAIKEARVLEQSAESVPDYGKAINIKTKRGVIKPRTPNQAQYIANILDHDITFGVGPAGTGKTYLAVAAAVDALERQEIRRILLTRPAVEAGEKLGFLPGDLSQKVDPYLRPLYDALFEMLGFEKVEKLIERNVIEVAPLAYMRGRTLNDAFIILDESQNTTIEQMKMFLTRIGFNSKAVITGDVTQIDLPRSTKSGLRHAIEVLAEVDEISFNFFHSEDVVRHPVVARIVNAYEAWEEADQKRKAELAAERKREAQEQEQK; encoded by the coding sequence TTGAACATAGATACGCGTGAAATTAGCCTTGAGCCAGCAGACAACGCTCGCCTGCTGAGCCTGTGCGGGCCGTTTGATGACAATATCAAACAACTGGAGCGACGTCTGGGTATCGAAATCAATCGTCGCGATAATCATTTCAAACTTACCGGACGCCCTATCTGCGTCAACGCCGCTGCGGACATTCTGCGTAGCCTGTATGTTGATACCGCCCCAATGCGCGGCGAAACGCAGGATATCGAACCGGAACAGATCCACCTCGCGATTAAAGAGGCGCGCGTGCTTGAGCAGAGCGCGGAGAGCGTACCGGACTACGGCAAGGCCATTAACATCAAGACCAAACGTGGCGTCATTAAGCCGCGTACGCCAAACCAGGCGCAGTACATCGCCAATATCCTCGACCACGACATCACCTTCGGGGTGGGTCCAGCGGGGACGGGTAAAACCTATCTCGCCGTTGCCGCGGCGGTCGATGCGCTGGAACGTCAGGAAATCCGCCGTATCCTGCTGACCCGCCCTGCCGTTGAAGCCGGTGAAAAACTGGGCTTCCTGCCGGGCGATCTGAGCCAGAAGGTCGACCCGTATCTGCGTCCTTTATACGATGCGCTGTTCGAAATGCTGGGCTTTGAGAAGGTCGAGAAGCTCATTGAACGTAACGTTATCGAAGTTGCCCCGCTCGCCTACATGCGCGGCCGTACGCTGAATGATGCGTTCATCATTCTCGATGAGAGCCAGAACACCACCATTGAACAGATGAAGATGTTCCTGACGCGTATTGGCTTTAACTCGAAAGCGGTGATTACCGGCGACGTCACTCAGATTGACCTGCCGCGCAGCACCAAATCCGGCCTGCGCCACGCCATTGAGGTGCTGGCCGAGGTCGACGAAATCAGCTTTAACTTCTTCCACAGTGAAGACGTGGTACGCCACCCGGTGGTCGCGCGTATCGTTAATGCCTATGAAGCCTGGGAAGAGGCGGATCAGAAGCGTAAGGCCGAACTGGCCGCAGAACGTAAGCGCGAAGCGCAGGAGCAAGAACAGAAATGA